The genome window ATGTACAGTATCTCGAATTTTCAATATggtaggcttaattatgaagttttcatttgattgttacttaagggtgacaaaacaATCAACTTCCGGTCAGCAAGTCAGTAGTTCATAACTGTGGGTTCTACGTAACTTAAACGTTCATAACTCGGTGATTGCCTGTAGTTTAGGActttctgaaaaggaaaaaaaacttctgacAGAAGCGGGAATAATatctcaaaactttttttttatttatctaagAAACTCTGATATTGAACACCACATTTTAACTTTTACAGTCCTTTGTTTAACCCAGATGAAACATCACATTTCCTTGTGACTCTGAAAAGCTtactgagaaaaatacaaaagaaatcatTTCACTGGTCTTATAGCCACAGCACTCAAGTTTCTCTCTTCTGTATTCGACATTTTTGGAGCGGAATGAGGGAATTCTGTTCCGTCAACCcttgacattttcttcttttatcaaaacaaaaaacaaatcagataAAAGCACTGCTCCAATATCAAATAAAGTTTCAAAATAATATGAATTatgttgccctgtgatggacttgcacCACGTCCATCCATAACCCCCTTAAACTTGTACTCAGTGATCCcaggaaaggctccagaccaccaggcCCTTGATCAGGGCAAAGGGTTAATGAAATGAAGGGTGAATTATGCTGTGCACTGGTCACATGAGCGAGAACGGACACTTAATGCTTTTGCACAACGTAAGACTCTTATTGCCATGGAGACAACAGACgaaaaaaaggacatttccCCTTTAGGTTAAAGCATAAAGTTAGTGAACTGGATAAATACCAACAAAAGAAATACCTCAGAAATTTAACTAAAGAACAGCTGACCTATCCaaaagcggaaaaaaaaaatgatatagtTCAATAAATATTGTAGTATAATATTGTTACATACTGTGAAGAAGATGTGTTGGGTTTTTTCTAGTAACTTAATTCCtgtttctgtttaataatttaactgtgacttttttctgccattttatAGTACTTACTGCACCAATTTCTCTCAGTCGCTTCCCCTGTGTCCCTTTGCTGTGCCACACATGAGCAGAGTTAAACAGCCCCATAGATGCTGTTAATGCTCTTTGATTACTATTACTGTCAGTCACCATAGGTTTTACCGTCAAATTCTTGGAGGCATATGATGTTCTGCAGTTGTCCTTAgagtaaattttaaatttgtcaaaGGCTTTTCAACTGCTGTATTTAATCTTGAAAATGATGTTCCCTATACCAATGAACACAATATATTGTTGAGCTCTGTATACTAATAAGGTTGtagtgtatttttctttattcttgaTTAAGAAATGATGTCTTAGCAGTCTtaagattaaaaattaaagccaagaaatttaaaaaactcaGCTGCAAACATTTAATAGATACAGTACAACAAAAGcatccaaaacattaaaaatcaataattaattgTGTGCTTTTTAATAGCTTAATTTTTGGGCTATTTTGAGGGTTATATTAGCATTTGAGGAAGGCTTCTGTTAATTAAAAGATGAGAAATTATCAGAGTAATGTAGCATTTGTATGCTATTTAGTGCAAGtccatatttaagaaaaaaaaaacattagaaaattttgaaaagtatAAAAGTTTTCATGAATCAACAATATAATCTTGTCATGAAGCTCAGATAACTTACTATTTagcagtatatatttttaaaatccgCACTCGTATGTTTTGAACAATTATTCCATATATTGTAGGGTTTAGCAGAGGAGGAAATATCAGGGAATAAAGGGACATAAACGTATCAGACCCAGAAGGGAAATTACTCATGTTAAACCTGCtttgaataatttcaaaaaagCACCCTATAGAATAATTGGCGAAAGCTAGTAAGTGAGGAGTGCATGTTTGCAGAGCTTTGACACGAGATTCCCTGGAGGCAAGCAGACAGACTCTGAGTATTTGTGCATAAGAAAACATTACCATTAACAGCTGAGGACCACTGAACAAAACTGTTGCTATCAGGCCAACAGTACTATGAACTGAGGTATCAAAACATGACAGTCGAACTAATAGAAAATTGGCACAGTAAACTTTAGGTATGATCCTGCTGCAGAAAGTAAGCTGAGCTGTGAGTATGAAATAACTTCCAAAAGCAATAAGGGGATACATCCAGGACAAGGCAATAAGACCAATCACTTTTTGAGGAGACATGACAATGTGGTAGTGTAACGGGTGACAAATTGCAATGTACCTATCATAGCTCATGGCTGCTAATATACAGAACTCAATAAATCCATATGTGTGCAAACAGTAAATCTGTGCCAGACAGAGCCCCAGAGAGATTTCATGTGAGTGAGACATCAGCTGATAAAGAAGATAGGGGATTAAGGATGTGCTCCCATAAATTCCATTCACCACAAGGTTGCTCACAAATATGTACATGGGATCATGTAGACTTTTCTGTGAATAAATCACACCAATGACAAGTAGGTTCAAACATAATATTAGGAGGTAAAGCAGAAGgaatacagtgaaataaagatatttaagtttttccatttctgtataTGCTACCAATATGAAAGAAGTCACAGCTGATATATTCTGCATATCCTCTCCCAGATGTACAtggaacactgtaaaacaaggAAGGTTGACttcttatttaatgtatttttttcatatgtaagaaatacattttatgtttcatttctgAATAAACTCTTCTGTAAAACTGGGatgattttctttattaaacatTCAAGGAAATGATGGCAGAGTtcaagtacagtaaataaaaataatgcagagtATAAAATAGTTAATTACACTGGAAGATATTCTCCTTTAACCTCACATTGGATTGGATGGTAATGTATTAATGCCTGCAGGGAAAGTCATAATTACACAGCAATAGCGAAAGTATTTAAACatactctataaaaataaattgaatttaacacTATAATTGcactgaaagcaaaacaagtGTTACGAAAAGTGACATTACCTGGCTTCAGAAGCGGAGTACTTCTAACTGTTAAAATGCTTCTTACAAAATATCTTCCAGTAAGAATGAAATCACATGAAGTTCTGTGCTTTTATGATGAAGTTCTCATCACATGATCATGAGCTGGATGGTGATGTCATCAAGATATGATGTTATtctacaaattttttaaaacctaaTCTCATAgtcgatgatgatgatgatgatgatgatgacaatgaagTCGACAGCTGTAGGTGtagtgtttttcattattatgttATGCATACTGTTTCATATGTGGACTTCCTCACTCCACTAAATTCAATTACCTGGCATCTCAATGAATGGAATGGTATAGAAGCTGAGTATGAAATCCATCTGGTTTTAGTGGCCAGTAACCTTCAGTCCACTCAATGAAAACCTCATCAGCCCATTGGGAAAACTCCCTCCTCTCCCGATTCTTGATCCATCATTGCTCTTCATACTCAGGAGAGCAGGATTTTACAGACTAGTTGCCACCTGGAATAAATGGCTGGGAGTCTATTCTTTAAgggctttcaaaaaaaaaaaaaaaaaacaaaacttatgACAGTTGTTACATACTGTGAAGATGATGTGTTGGGTTTTTTCAAGTAACTTATTAATTCCTGTATCTGTTTGTTAattaggggggcacggtggcgcagtgggttggaccacagtcctgctttccggtaggtctggggttcgagtcccgctgggggtgccttgcgatggactggcgtcccgtcctgggtgtgtcccctccccctctggccttacgccctgtgttaccgggtaggctccggttccccgtgaccctgtatgggacaagcggttctgaaaatgtgtgtgtgtgtgtgtttgttaattAACTGTGAGTTTTTCTGGCATTTAACAGTGCTTACTGCAACTTTCTCCCACTTGCTTTCCCTCTGTCCCTTTGGTCTGCCACACACGAGCAGAGTTAAACAGCCCCAAAGATACTGTTGATGCTGTTGGATGACTACTATTGGTAGTTAACTCAGGTTTTACCGTCAATATCTAGGAGGCATATCATGTTCTGCCGTTGTCCTTAGAGTAAATTCTAGATTTGTAAAAGGCTTTACTATTGCTGTATTTTATCTTGGAAATGATGTTCCCTATACCAATGAACACAATATAATTTTGAACTCTATATATTAATAAGGTGGtagtgtatttatttcattcttgAATATGAAATGATTTCTCAGCACTCttaagattaaaaatgaaaagcaggaaaTTAAAAAGGACCACCGCAAAGATTTAATAGATGCATTTTAGTAAAAAGCAtacaaaacattgaaaatcAGTAATGAATTGTGTGCTTTTTCATAGCTTAattttttagatattttgaGGGTTAAAGTAGCATTTTAGGTATGTTTCTGTTAATTAAAAGATCTGATATTTTGAGAGTAATGTGGCATTTGTATGCCGTTCAGAACAAGTTTGTTAACAAAAATCATTATGAAATCTTGAACAGCATAAAAGTTTTCATAAATCATAATATAATCTTGTCATGAAGCTCGGTGAACTTGCTTTTTAGCAGTACAAATTTTGAGAATCCGCACTCTTATGTTTTGGACACTTATTCCATATATTGTAGGGTTTAACAGAGGAGGAACTATCAAGAAATAAAGGGACATGAACATACGAGAGCCATAAGGGAAATTACTCATGTTAAACCTGCTTTGAATAACTTCAAAAAAGACTCCAACTGAATAATTTACAACAGCCAGTAGATGAGGAGTGCATGTTTGCAGAGCTTTGACACGAGAGTCCCTGGAGGCAAGCAGACAGACTCTGAGTATTTGTGCATAGGAAAAAATTACCATCAAGAGCTGAGGAGCAATTAAGAATACAACTGAAATCAGGCCAACAATACTATGAACTGAGGTATCAAAACATGACAGTCGAACTAATACAAAATTGGCACAGTAAACTTTAGGTATGATCCTGCTACAGAAAGTAAGCTTAGCTGTGAGTATAAAATACATACCGAAAGCAATAAATGGATACATCCAGGACAAGGCAATAAGACCAATCACTTTCTGAGGGGACATGACAATGTGGTAGTGTAACGGGTGACAAATTGCAATGAACCTGTCATAGCCCATAACTGCTAAAACAGAGAACTCAGCAATAGCGTATGTGTGCAAACAGTAAATTTGTGCCAAGCAGAGTCCCAGAGAGATTTCATGTGAGTAAGACATCAGTTGACTAAGGAGGAAAGGGATTAATATGGTGCTTCCATAGATTCCATTCACTGCAAGGTTGCCTACAAAGATGTACATGGGTTCATGGAGACTTTTCTCAAAGTAAATTAAACCAATGAGAAGTAGGTTTAGACATAATATCAGGATGTAAAGCAGAAGGAATACTATGAAGTACAAGTATTTTAGATCTTCCATTCCCATGTATTCAATCAATATGAAGGAGGTCACAGCTGATATGTTTTCCATGGTTGTCTGGTTGTATTAGGAACACTGTGAAAAATGCAAGGGACAtgtgattaaattattttctgaattcattagaattgtactaatcacacacacacacactttctgatccgcttgtcccatacagggtcatggggaaccagagcctacccagcaacacagggcgtaaggctggagggagaggggacacacccaggacaggacaccagtccgccgcaaggcaccccaagcaggactcgaaccacagacccactagagagcagaacctggtccaactcactgcaccaccgcatccccttctACTAGTCATTCAATAATTAATGTACTAATCATTAGAATGTAGGTCTTTTTACACCATATGCTACAGATTTCTAAATTCTGACACAATAAAATAAgctgcaaagcacacacacacacacacacacacacacacacacacacacacacacacacacacacacacacactgaactgctcgtcccatacggggtggcggggaaccggagcctacccggtaacacagggcgtaaggccagagggggagggggacacacccaggacgggatgccagtccaccacaaggcaccccaagcgggactcgaaccccagacccacgggaaagtaggacctggtccaacccactgtgcccacCTACTGCTGCAAAGCAGacgttttttaaaaacaagtaacagatttttcattaatacccttaatttttatgaaatgttctTCCTGGACTCATTTTACATTATCAAATCCATCTTCTGttcaaattttataaaatgtgaaGTACTTGTGGATTCTGACATTtctttataaaacattaaaaaatacaagcacTGGTTTATTGGCACCTTTAGGATGATCATATAAAATTATCTTGAAATCATGTTTATGCTCTGAGACTCGGTCATTGTAGAAGTCATAAAATAGGATACAGAATTTTGGAAAGGAAAGGCAGAGATgtgaaaagaaagcaagaagaagaggaaaaatgcGCAGCACACGTTTGCCCTCAACAGATTTCTGCGTACACAGTGAACCAGTTTGTTGCAGCTTACTCATCATGCCCCGtttcatatattttcatcaGTGTTCTTTTCAGCACTGaggcaaaaaaattgaaaatttgtgATCTGTACCCTACTGGCCACCTTAGCCTTGTAGCGGTGATTATAACACATGTTAGGGATATTATGGCACTCTCTTttcaaatatgaataaattattcttgAAGATTTTAATTTATCAGAGATTCTTGACTTCTTTCTAGGCCATGGGATCCTTTCAGAATCAAATTACAGCTAACAATTTCTCTTAGAACActgttcataaataaatttggagaaaatattgcactaTTTATTGTTCTGGAAACTGAATACCTTCAGATAGAAACATATCAGAAATAGTAGTAGTGcagtgatattttaattttgtttcgtTTGATAGTggtattttctaaataaaattgTGATTTCACAGACCTCTCTGTTGAAATATTTGAACAATGGGCTCCAGATTAAGAAACCCTGAACTGCGGTACACTCAGCCTTCATATTACAACTAGATTCAATAGTATTAgaacttttcattaatttaattgatgGTTTTTTCATAAGTGATTTCTTAAGCTATTTGCAATCATGTCCTGTGTATACAATTATGTAAATACAAGTGTTTATCAGAATTTATCAGAATAATCAACAGATTTGTTATATATGTGAGAAAAATGTCATATGTTTTAAGTTTCCTTAACTTTGCTAAAAAAGAAAACGTCTGCATGTAGATATGACTTCATACAATTACTGTAATAAGTATGTAAGGGATGACGAACATTGTAAAGTGTACTACATACCTAGCTTGTGATCTTCTGATGTCAGGAAGGTTTTGACTGTATTAGTGGTCTTTCCAAAAACTGCCTTGTTAAGAGAGAAAATTCAGCGTCTTTTTGATAAGGTCCTGGTCACATGATCATAAGTACAATGATGATGTCATGATAAGATGATGTAAATGCATGAAATAATTTCATAGATAAGGCTGAAGATGTTGATGATGGTAgttatgttatttttcattatataaattcattttacactttagacaattttttatatttatatataaatatagtatatatatatttatattttggcgcagtgggttgggccgcagtcctgctgtccggtgggtctggggttcgagtcccgcttggggtaccttgcgacggactggcgtcccgtcctgggtgtgtccccttccccctctggccttacgccctgtgttgccgggtaggctccggttccccgtgaccccgtatggggcaagcggttctgagaatgtgtgtgtgtgtgtatttatattttttttaaatattcacatataaccttttacatttttttatacattatttaaaatcagggtggcgcggtggcgcagtgggttggaccacagtcctgctctgcggtgggtctggggttcgagtcccgcttggggtgccttgcggcggactggcatcccgtcctgggtgtgtcctctccccctccggccttacgccctgagttgccgggtaggctccggttccccgtgaccctgtatgggacaagcggttctgaaaatgtgtgtgtatttaaaatcaGACTTAAGAATCTTATTTAAAATAAGGTATACAATCCATGTGATACGTTATGCCTAAGAAGGGTACAATATTTAGCTGAGAAAGTCATGTAGGACAGTCTTAGAAATTCCAAGAGGGTGAGCAAAATTGATCTGAACTGTCATGCAGCTCAAGCCTTAACTATtctagtggaaaaaaatatagtGACTTTCGGCAACCAAATGCATGTAAGACAAAGCTTCTGTTGTGAACTCAAGCACCACATAACACCTTAATTTGCCTGATGTGCAACATTAGTCAACCTACTTTTCCTGACCTCATAAAAGCATTTATTATGTTCATTAGTTGGTAAGTTATTGCTTTGGACAATAGCATCTagatgaataaaggtaaactgTCAGTACAGGACAATTGAAGAAACAAATGTCAATTGATGTGAAGCACGTAACTCAAAAGTAAGAGGGCCTGGCAGGCATGCGCAGCCATGCTCTTTAGTCCATTTCCTCTTCAGTCCTTCTCCCATGCCTTGCAGTGCTCCGCATTCTGTATTTCCGTGGGTGTCGCTTCACAGTACAAATTCATTGTGGATTCCCTGGGGTGTCCCTGTTTGTTCACCAATACATTTTACTCCTCTCCTTTCAATTCCTTTCCAGTTTCAAAGAGGAACCACAGCTGTAGCCTTAGCAATGGTTTGCAGAATGAGGTGTAAAAtggttaatttatttacagattgaTATTacatttagggggtgcggtggcgcagtgggttggaccacagtcctgctgtctggtgggtctggggttcgagtcccgcttggggtgccttgcgacggactggcgtcccgtcctgggtgtgtcccctccccctccggccttacgcccctgtgttcccgggtaggctccggttccccgtgaccccgtatgggacaagcggttctgaaaatgtgtgtgtgtgtgtgtattacatttatgggagtgcggtggcacagtggtgtggtggcgcagtggcacagtgggttggatcaggtcctactctctggtgggtcgggggttcgagtcctgcttggggtgccttgcggcagactggcgtcctgtcctgggtgtgtcccctccctctctagccttacaccctgtgttaccaggtaggctctggttcctcacaaccctgtatgggacaggaggttcagaaagtgtgtgtatgtgtttgtattatatttatacaactaAATGTCATAATGTTTCTCTTTGTATATAGGCAACAGAAAGAGAGCTCTGCAGTTCCAGCAGAGTTTAGTTAAACTCCAGTACACAAAATGATTCATAACCCCATTTCTGTATTCACCATGGAAAGTAATATGTGGTTAtatgtgaatacacacacacacactttccagagccgcttgtcccagacagggtcacggggaaccagagcctacctggcaacacagggcgtaaggccagagggggaggggacacacccaggacgggacgccagtccgtcacaaggcaccccaagggggactcgaaccccagacccaccggagagtaggactgcagtccaacccactgcgccaccgcacccccttcgtaatgtaaatattttatttaaatattcacatacgggggggtgcggtggcgcagtgggttggaccgggtcctgctctccagtgggtctggggttcgagtcccgctcggggtgccttgtggcagactggcgtcccgtcctgggtgtgtcccctccccctctggccttacgccctgtgttgccaggtaggctctggttccccgtgaccccgtaagggacaagcggttctgaaaatgtgtgtgtgtgtatttacattacgGAT of Scleropages formosus chromosome 10, fSclFor1.1, whole genome shotgun sequence contains these proteins:
- the LOC114911697 gene encoding olfactory receptor 52Z1-like codes for the protein MENISAVTSFILIEYMGMEDLKYLYFIVFLLLYILILCLNLLLIGLIYFEKSLHEPMYIFVGNLAVNGIYGSTILIPFLLSQLMSYSHEISLGLCLAQIYCLHTYAIAEFSVLAVMGYDRFIAICHPLHYHIVMSPQKVIGLIALSWMYPFIAFGMYFILTAKLTFCSRIIPKVYCANFVLVRLSCFDTSVHSIVGLISVVFLIAPQLLMVIFSYAQILRVCLLASRDSRVKALQTCTPHLLAVVNYSVGVFFEVIQSRFNMSNFPYGSRMFMSLYFLIVPPLLNPTIYGISVQNIRVRILKICTAKKQVHRAS
- the LOC108922419 gene encoding olfactory receptor 52L1-like, yielding MQNISAVTSFILVAYTEMEKLKYLYFTVFLLLYLLILCLNLLVIGVIYSQKSLHDPMYIFVSNLVVNGIYGSTSLIPYLLYQLMSHSHEISLGLCLAQIYCLHTYGFIEFCILAAMSYDRYIAICHPLHYHIVMSPQKVIGLIALSWMYPLIAFGSYFILTAQLTFCSRIIPKVYCANFLLVRLSCFDTSVHSTVGLIATVLFSGPQLLMVMFSYAQILRVCLLASRESRVKALQTCTPHLLAFANYSIGCFFEIIQSRFNMSNFPSGSDTFMSLYSLIFPPLLNPTIYGIIVQNIRVRILKIYTAK